CGGCGGCACGAGCGGCTCGATCGGCGCGATCGCCGTCACCGAGCGCGTCCCGCGCACGCTGCTCGCGATCCTCGCGGGCGCCGCCCTCGGCCTCTCCGGCGCCCTCATGCAGGCGCTCACCCGAAACCCGCTCGCCGACCCCGGGATCCTCGGGGTCAACACCGGCGCCGCCCTCGCCGTGGTGAGCGGCATGGCGTTCCTGGGGGCCAGCTCGATCTGGAGCATCCTCGGCCTGGCCATCCTCGGCGGCGTCGTGACCGCGGTCTTCGTCTACGCCATCGGCTCGTACGGGCCCGGAGGGGCCACGCCCATCAAGCTCGCGCTCGCGGGCGCCGCCACGACCGCCGCGCTGTCCTCGCTCGTGAGCGCCGTCCTCCTCCCCCGCGTCGCCCTCTTGGACGACTTCCGCTTCTGGCAGGTCGGAGGGGTCGGCGGCGCGGACTGGAGCACCATGGCCGTCGTCGCGCCCGTCCTCGCCGCTGCGGCCCTCCTCGGGTTCCTGTGCGCGCCCGCCCTTGACGCGCTCGCGCTCGGCGACGACGTCGCGGTCGGCCTCGGCGCGCGCGTGGCCCGCACCCGGCTGCTCGCCGCGATCGCCGGCGTCCTCCTGTGCGCCACGACGACGGCGGTCGCGGGGCCGATCGCCTTCGTCGGCCTCATGGTGCCGCACGCCGTGCGGCTCGCCGTCGGCCCGGACCAGCGATGGATCCTCCCGCTGTCCGCGGCCGGCGGCGCCGTGCTCCTCGTCCTGGCCGACACGATCGGCCGCGTCATCGGGCGCCCCGGCGAGGTCGACGCGGGCATCATCACCGCCTTCGTCGGCGCGCCCGTCCTCATCCTCATCGCGCGCAGGACCCGGATGGTCGCCCTGTGACCGTCACGGCCCCCTCCGCGCCCGCCGTCGCGAGCCCCGTCCCCCCGCCGCTCAGGGAAGGACGCCTCAGGCGCTGGCGGAGGCGCGTCGTCGTGACGACCGCTCTCGCCCTCCTCCTCGTCGCCCTCGTCGCGACGGTGCTGATGACCGGCAACACCTTCTACCCGCCCTCCGACGTCCTCCGCGTCCTCCTGGGAGAGCAGGTCCAGGGCGCCAGCTTCACGGTGGGCACGCTGCGCATCCCGCGTGCGCTCATCGGCGCCCTCGCCGGCATCGCCTTCGGGCTCGCGGGATCGACGTTCCAGACCATGCTGCGGAACCCCCTCGCGAGTCCGGACATCATCGGGATCACCTCCGGCGCCAGCGCCGCAGCCGTCTTTTCGATCCTTCTCCTCGGATGGAGCAGCGCCGCCACGTCCGCGCTCGCTCTCGCGGTCGGCGTGGCCACGGCGCTCGTCGTCTACCTGTCCGCACGCGGCGGCGAGTCGACGGGAGGACGTCTGATCCTCATCGGGATCGGCGCCGGGGCGATGTTCGACGCCCTCGTCTCGTACCTCCTTCTGCGGGCGGACGAGTCGGACGTCTCCGTCGCGATGCGCTGGCTCGCCGGCAGCCTCAACAACGTGCGCTGGCAGGATCTGCCCGCCCTCGGCGTCGTCGTGCTCGTGCTCGGACCCCTGGTCCTGCTCCTCGGGCGGGACCTGCGCGCGCTCGAGCTCGGCGACGCGGCCGCCACCTCCCTGGGCGTCCGCGTCGATCGCGCGCGCGTCCTGCTCGTGCTCTCGGCGGTGGGCCTCGCGACGTTCGCGACGGCGACGACGGGCCCCATCGCCTTCGTGGCGTTCCTGGCCGGTCCCATCGCCCTCCGCCTCGTCGGGCCCGGGGGCTCCGTGGCGCTGCCCGCGGCCCTCACGGGCGGCTGCCTCGTGCTGGGCGCCGATCTCCTCGGCCAGTTCGCGTTCGACACCAAGTTCCCCGTCGGCGTCATCACGGGCATCCTCGGCGCGCCCTACCTCATCTATCTCCTCATCCGAACGAACCGCGTGGGAGGCTCCTCATGACCGTCCAGCACAGTCTCGAGGCCCGCGACCTCGTGTCGGGCTACGGCTCGACCACGATCGTCGACGGCATCGACCTCGCCGTGCCGTCGGGCCGCATCAGCGTCATCGTCGGCGCGAACGCCTGCGGCAAGTCGACGCTCCTCAAGACGCTCTCGCGCCTTCTGCCGGCGAAGGAGGGCACCGTCGTCCTCGACGGCCGCCGCATCGACGAGCTGCCCACGAAGGAGCTCGCCCGCACGCTCGGGCTCCTGCCGCAGCAGCCGATCGCCCCCGAGGGCATCGCCGTCGCCGACCTCGTCGGCCGCGGGCGGCACCCTCATCAGAGGCTCTTCCGGTCCTGGGGCGCGGACGACGAGCGCGCGGTCGCCGAGGCCCTCGAGGTCACCGGCGTCGCGGACCTCGCCGACCGTTCGGTCGACGAGCTGTCCGGAGGCCAGCGTCAGCGGGTGTGGATCGCCATGGCGCTCGCGCAGGAGACCGGGGTGCTTCTGCTCGACGAGCCGACGACCTTCCTCGACGTCACCCATCAGATCGAGGTCCTCGATCTGCTGACCGATCTCAACCGCCGGCGCGGGACGACGATCGTCATGGTGCTGCACGACATCAACCTCGCCGCGCGCTACGCGGACCACCTCTTCGCCCTGCGCGAGGGGCGCCTCGTCGCCGACGGCGCGCCCCGCGCGGTCGTCACGAGCGAGCTCGTCGCCGAGGTGTTCGAGCTCGACGCGCTCGTCATCCCCGATCCCGTCTCCGGCACGCCGCTCGTCCTCCCGCGCGGACGCCATCACGTGCTCGCGCCGTCCGGGGAGCACCCGGACCACCTCCCCGCCACCGCATCAGGAGCCTGACATGCCCGAACTCGACTTCTTCCGCGTCACGGTGAGCCGCGTCGTCGACCTCACCCCGACCTTCCGCCGCTTCACCTTCACGGGCGACGAGCTCCACCGCTACGGAGACCCGGGATACGACCAGCGCATCAAGGTCGTCTTCCCCGCCGACGGGCTGTCGCTCGACGACATGCCCACGGGCGACGGCTGGTACACCGAGTGGCGGGAGCTGCCGGCCGATCGCCGCCTGCCGTTCCGCACCTATACGACACGGGCCGTGCGCGCCGAGGAGCGCGAGGTCGACGTCGACATGGTCGCGCACGACGTCTCGGGGCCCGCGTCCGCATGGATCGCCGACGCGCGGGTCGGCGACGAGCTCCTCATCCTCGCGCCGACGACGGAGCGGACGGGCGTCAGCCTGGGCATCGACTTCGTGCCGCCCGCCGAGGTCGACCGCTTCCTCCTCGCCGGCGATGAGACGGCGGCGCCGGCGATCGCGGTGATCCTCGAGCAGCTGCCGCGCGAGGCAAAGGGCGTCGTCGTGCTCGAGGTGCCCGATGAGCGCGACGCGGCGTATCTGCCGGATCACCCCGGCTTCGAGGTCCGCGTCACCGGACGCGGAGACGGCCTCCGTCATGAGCACCTCCTGCGCGACGTCCGGCAGGTCGCGCCGATCCTGTGCCCTCCGGGACGCGGAGCGGACGTCGAGGAGGTCGACATCGACAGGGGCCTGCTCTGGGAGGTGCCGCGCACGAAGAAGGGCGGAGCGGCGCTCAAGAGCGCGCCGCTCTACGCCTGGCTCGCCGGGGAGGCGGGCGCCATCAAGGCGCTCCGCCGCCATCTCGTGAGCGAGCACGGCGTCGACCGCCGAGCCGTCGCGTTCATGGGCTACTGGCGTCTCGGCCGCGCGGAAGGCGAGTGACCGTCCCCGCTCAGCGGGCCTCGAGCAGCCGGGTGGCGAGCGTCTCGTCCAGGACGACGTCGGTGACGAGCCCCATGCTCATGGCGGCGTGGAGGCTCGCGAGCTTGTGCGCGCCCGCGACCACGCAGATGCGGCGCGGCACGCGACGCAGCCGGTCGAGCGCGGGACCGGTCGCCCGCGCGTTGAGGCGCACGTCGCGCCAGCTGCCGTCCGCGCGGAAGAAGACGGTCGCCACGTCGCCGATGACCCGGTCCTCCGCGAGACTGCGGTAGTCGGCGTCGTCGAGATAGCCGCCGACGTACACGCGGCTCGGCACCTCCGCCGACGGCGACCCCAGGCTGAAGAGCGCGAGGTCCATCCGCGTCTGCAGGTCGAGGACGCGGCGCGTGCTCCGCTCCCGCCACATGGCCTCGCGCGTGGCCGGATCGTCGAAGAACGCCGGCACGGGGAACTGCTGCACGTTCGCGCCGAAGGCCTGTCCGAAGCGCTGCAGGATCTCGCTGGAGTACTCCACGCCCGTCGTCTGCGTGTTGCCCGCGCCGTTGAGCTGCACGAACGTCGTGTTGTGCGTCTCCTTCTGCGGGAGATGGCGGCTGACGGCGCTGAGCGTCGAGCCCCAGGCCACGCCCACGACCATCTGCGAGTCCACGAACTGCGTGAGCAGCCGCGCGGCCGTCAGGGACACGCGGTCCAGCCGGTCGAGGTCCCGCACGGTGGCGGGCATCGGGACGACGTGGGCCGCCACCCGGTAGCGGGTCCTGATGCGCTGCTCGAGGAGCCCCCCGCGCTCGAACGGGGAGTTGACGCGGATGTCGACGAGGCCCGTGTCGCGCGCGTGGCTGAGCAGGCGCGAGACCGTGGAGCGCGATGTGCCGAGCTCGCGGGCGATCGCCTCCATCGTCCTGTCCTGCATGTAGTAGAGCTGGGCGGCCTTGAGCGCCTGGACGAGCTTCGCGTCGGGACCCGACGTCTCCTCCCACACCATCCGGTCCTCGTCTCCCTCGGCAGGTGCACATATGTGCATCCGAGTTGCGCAGTTGTGTTCGCTCATCGAGGCTATACCCGAATCCCAGAGAAGAGAGGTCGCCGATGATCGATTCGCCTCATCCCGCCCCGCGCCGGGACGTCGCCGCCGTCCGCGAAGCCGGCCGAACCACGGTGCTCGTGATCGGAGGCGGGATCAACGGCATCTCCGCCTTCCGGGATCTCGCGCTCCAGGGCGTCGACGTCGTCCTCGTCGAGCGCGGCGACTTCGCCTCCGGCGCATCCGCCGCCTCCAGCCACATGATCCACGGCGGGATCCGATATCTCGAGAACGGCGAGTTCCGCCTCGTGCGGGAGTCGGTCCAGGAGCGCAACGGCCTTCTCCGGATCGCCCCCCACTACGTCAAGCCGCTCGAGACGACCATCCCGATCTACTCCACGCTCTCGGGAATCCTCTCGGCCCCGCTGCGCTTCCTCTCCCACAGGAGCGGCAAGCCGCGTGAGCGCGGAGCGGCGCTCATCAAGATCGGCCTGACGCTCTACGACACCTTCTCGCGCGACGGCGGGTCGGTCCCCCGCCACCGCTTCCTCGGTCGCCGCCGCTCCCTCGCCGAGCTGCCGGCGCTCGACCCGGACGTGAAGTACACGGCGACCTACTACGACGCCTCCATGCACGACCCCGAACGCCTCGCCCTCGACGTCCTCCTCGACGGCCTCTCCGCCCATCCCGGAGCCCGCGCGCTGAACTACGTCGAGGCCGTCGCACGCGACGACGACGGCGTGACCGTGCGCGACCTCGAGACCGGCGAGGCCTTCACGATCGCCGCCGACGTCGTCGTGAACGCGTCCGGCCCCTGGACCGACCTCACCAACGAGGCCCTCGGAGAGAAGACCCGCTTCATGGGAGGCACGAAGGGCTCCCACATCGTGCTCGACCACCCCGAGCTCCTCGAGGCGACGAAGGGCCGCGAGATCTTCTTCGAGCACTCCGACGGTCGAATCGTCCTCATCTACCCCCTGAAGGGCCGCGTGCTCGTCGGCACGACCGACATCGATGCCGATCCGCGCGAGCCGGCGCTGTGCACGGAGGAGGAGATCGACTACTTCTTCGAGCTCATCCACCACGTGTTCCCCGACATCGCCGTCGAGCGTGCGCAGATCGTGTACCGCTTCTCCGGCATCCGCCCCCTGCCGCGTCACGAGGACACCGCCCCCGGCTTCGTCTCGCGCGACTACCGCATCGAGGTGGACCGCACCGCGCGCGCGCCGCTCGTGAGCCTGGTCGGCGGCAAGTGGACGACGTTCCGCGCACTCGGCGCGTCCCTCTCCGACGCCGTCCTCGGCCTGATCGGACGCAGCCGCACGGTGTCCACGTCGGGCGTGCCGATCGGGGGCGGCCGCGACTTCCCGCGCACGCCGTCCGACCGGAAGGCCTGGATCGACGCGAACCTGCCCGGCGCGAACGCACGCGCCGAGCGGCTCCTCACCCGCTACGGCACCCGCGCGGCGGACGTGTGGGACTTCATCCGGCAGGGCGAGGACGCCCCGCTCGCCGGCGGCGACGTGTCGACGAGGGAGCTCGAATGGATGGCGCGCGAGGAGTTCGTCGTGCACCTCGACGACGTCGTCCTCCGCCGCACGAGCATCGCCTTCACGGGCGCGGCCGACGCGGAGGTGCTCGAGGAGCTCGCCGACGCGCTCGCCCCCCTCCTCGACTGGGATCGCGCTCGGCGCGACGCCGAGGTCGAGGCCGCCCGGACGCTCCTCAACGAGCGTCACGGACTCGCCATCCCCGACCGCTCCCGACACTGATCGGCAGACCCCCTCTCTCCTCGCGGAGAACACCCCCACGAGGGCACGGCGGTGCCGCCGCGCCCAGGAAAGGTCGATGAAGACATGAACGAAGTGGACCTCGGACTGTACTTCGTGTCCGAGCTGGTGGGCACGGCGCTGCTCGTGCTGCTCGGATGCGGCGTGGTCGCGAACGTCGTGCTCGCGAAGACGAAGGGGGCCGGCGGCGGCACCCTCATGATCAACTGGGGATGGGGCCTGGCGGTGTTCGCCGCCGTGCTCGTCTCGGCCTACTCCGGCGCGGTCCTGAACCCCGCCGTCGGGCTCGGGCTCCTCCTCGCCGGCACGATCAGCCTGCCGATGTTCCTCGTCGCCACGGCCGCGGAGATCGTCGGCGGCGTCCTCGGCGCCGCGTTGTGCTGGGCGTCCTACCGTCAGCACTTCGACGCGGAGGAGGATCCGGCGAACAAGCTCGCCGTCTTCTCGACGGGCCCCGCCATCCGCTCGTACGCCCACAACCTCGTCACGGAGGTCATCGCGACCTTCGTGCTCGTCTTCGGCATCTTCGCGTTCGCCGACTACGGCGACGTCAACGTGGGCGTGCCCGGCGGCCTCGGCCCGCTCGCCGCGCTGCCGGTCGCCCTGCTCGTCGTCGGCATCGGCGCCTCCCTCGGCGGGCCCACGGGCTACGCCATCAACCCCGCCCGCGACCTCGGCCCGCGCATCGCCCACGCCATCCTCCCCATCAAGGGCAAGGGATCGAGCGACTGGGCATACTCGTGGGTGCCCGTCGTCGGGCCGCTCGTCGGCGGCGCGCTCGCCGCGCTCGCGGCCCCCGTCCTGCTCGGCCTCGCCGGCTGACCCGCTTCGTCCACATCCGCTTTCAAAGGAGAAACACCATGGCCGACCACATCATCGCCATCGATCAGGGCACGACCTCGAGCCGCGCGATCATCTTCGACAGGAAGGGCGCCATCGTCGCGACCGGGCAGAAGGAGCACGAGCAGATCTTCCCCCGACCCGGGTGGGTCGAGCACGATCCGAACGAGATCTGGCGCAACGTGCAAGAGGTCATCGGCCTCGCGCTCAGCCGCGCGGACCTGACCCGGCATGACATCGCCGCGATCGGCATCACCAACCAGCGCGAGACCGCCGTCGTGTGGGACCGCGCCACCGGCCGGCCCGTCTACAACGCCATCGTGTGGCAGGACACGCGCACCCAGTCGATCGTCGACAGGCTCGCGGCCGACGGAGGCGTCGACCGCTTCAAGCCCGTCGTGGGCCTGCCGCTGGCGACCTATTTCTCGGGCACCAAGGTCGCCTGGATCCTCGAGAACGTCGACGGCGCGCGCGAGAAGGCGGAGGCGGGCGAGCTCGCCTTCGGCACGACCGACACGTGGGTGCTCTGGAACCTCACGGGCGGCATCGACGGCGGCGTGCACGTCACGGACGTCACGAACGCCTCCCGCACGCTCTTCATGGATCTCGAGACGCTCGAATGGCGCGACGACATCCTCGCCGCGTTCGACGTGCCGCGCTCGCTGCTGCCGGAGATCCGCTCGTCGTCGGAGGTGTACGGCACGGCGGAGGACTCCTCGCTGCTGCGCGAGACGCCCATCGCCGGCATCCTCGGCGACCAGCAGGCAGCCACCTTCGGGCAGGCCGCGTTCCACGCCGGCGAGAGCAAGAACACCTACGGCACGGGCAACTTCCTCATCTTCCAGACGGGCGAGGAGATCATCCGCTCGAAGAACGGGCTGCTCACGACCGTGGGCTACAAGCTCGGCGAGGGCCCGACGCACTACGCGCTGGAGGGATCGATCGCCGTGACCGGATCGCTCATCCAGTGGCTGCGCGACCAGCTCGGCATCATCCGTTCCGCCCCCGAGGTCGAGGAGCTCGCCGCCCGCGTCGACGACAACGGCGGGGTCTACTTCGTTCCCGCCTTCTCGGGCCTGTTCGCGCCCTACTGGCGCCCGGACGCACGCGGCGCGATCGTGGGCCTGACCCGCTTCGTCAACAAGGGGCACATCGCCCGTGCCGCGCTCGAGGCCGTCGCCTTCCAGACGCGCGACGTGCTCGACGCCGTCAACGCCGACGCCGGCGTCGACCTCGCCGAGCTGAAGGTCGACGGCGGCATGGTGGCCAACGACACGCTCATGCAGTTCCAGGCCGACGTCCTCGGCGTCCCCGTCGTCCGTCCGGTGGTGGCGGAGACCACGGCGCTCGGCGCCGCCTACGCCGCCGGGCTCGCGGTCGGCTTCTGGTCGAACCTGGACGAGCTCGCCGCGAACTGGCAGGAGGATGAGCGCTGGGAGCCGACGCTCGAGGAGGCGGAGCGCGACCGTCAGCTGCGCCTCTGGCGCAAGGCCGTCGCCAAGTCCATGGACTGGGTCGACGACGACGTGAGCTGATCTCGTCGACGCGGGCGGGCCGGGGACCGACGTCCCCGGCCCGCCCGCGCGTCAGGCGACGTCCTCCGCGTCGCGCTCCGGCAGCGACCCTTCCTGAGCGGAGAGCCCGTGCTCCGTCTTCTCCCAGTAGTGCGGCTTCACGACGAGCTGCCACAGCGCCTTGTACGACGCGATCGAATGGAGGATCCAGTACGCGGGGTTCAGGATCGACCACGGGACGAGCCAGAACGAGCCGCGCTTGTACGGGCCCATCATGTTCAGGTAGACCATCAGCACGTTGCCGACGAGGAAGTTCAGCAGGCAGAGCCACACGACGACGGAGGGGAACTCCAGCGCGAGCGCCGGCCACGGGACGAAGAAGGACCCGATCAGGAGGATCGTGAAGGGCAGCACGCCCAGGAAGGTCAGAGGCGTGCCCCCGATGAGGAGGGCGAGCGCCCAGAACGCGCGGAGTCCCACCTCCCGGGTGAGGCGGATCGGATGCCGCGCGTGCACGAGGGCCGTCTGCATGTATCCCTTGATCCATCTGCTGCGCTGGCCGATGAAGATGCCCATGCGCGAGGTCGCCTCCTCCATCGTCGTCGAGTCGACGACCCCGACGCGGTAGCCCAGCGCGCTCGCGCGGATCCCGAGGTCGGCGTCCTCCGTCACGTTGTAGGGGTCCCACCCGCCGAGCTCGTGCAGCGCCGCCGTGCGGAAGTGGTTCGACGTGCCTCCGAGCGGGATGGGCAGCCGTCCCTTGTCGAGGCCGGCGAGCATGTAGTCGAACCAGTAGCTGTACTCGAGCGAGAACATCCGCGTCAGGACGTTCTCGCTCGCGTTGAAGTAGTTGAGCGCCGCCTGCATGGCGACCGTCGACGAGCTGGCGCGCTCGAAGGCGATCACGGTCTTCTTCAGCTGATCGGGCTCGGGCGCGTCCTCCGCGTCGTAGATGACGAGGTACTCCCCCCGGGCCACCGCGAGTCCGACGTTGCAGGCCCGCGGCTTCGTCTGCGGATGGCCCTTCGGCACGGTGACGACGATGAAGTTCGCAGGAGGGTCCGACCGCGCGATCGCCTCCCGCGTCTCGGCGTCCTCCTCCTCGACGAGGACGAGGACCTCGAGCCTGTCCGAGGGGTAGTCGAGACGTCCCAGGTTCTCCACGAGCCGCCCGACGACGCGCGCCTCGCGGAAGACCGGGACGAGCACGGTGTACACGGGGAGCTCATCGTCCCTCACCGCCTCGATCTCCGAGCGCCGCACCGGCATGACCAGGTCGAAGCGCGCACCGCGGATCGACACCGCGAACTTGAACAGTGTGCTGGCGAGGAACACCACGCTCGCGGCGGCGACGAACGTCATGATCGCCTCGAACGGCCACACGACCGCGACTGCGAGCGCGAGGAGGAGGCCGATGACGAGTCCGGTCCGCTGCGGCCGGGTCAGGACGACCCGCGCGGAGAGCTCGGGATCCGCGTGGTACAGACCGTCCGCCGCGTACGAGACCGCCTCGTCGCGGAAGGCGTCCATGACCGCGTCGACGATGAAGGACTGCGGCACGTCGACGATCGACACCGGCTCTCCGAGCGCCCGCTCGATCTCCGCGCGCAGCGACCGCCCGGCCGGCGCCGAGACGCCCACCACCATGCGGCCCCCTTCGCGCCGCAGAGGAATCCATCCCTCCGCGGCGTATCTGCGCCACAGGCCGACGTCGAGCAGCGACGTGTCGGCGGCGTCCGCCACGCTCATCCCGCCCCTCCTCCGACGAGGACGGTGACCCAGGCGACGACCGCCGTCCTCGTGTAGGCGCTCGCCCACCCGATGACCAGCATCAGCAGCGTCGTGGCGGTCACGACACCGCGCCTCCAGCCCCCGCCCACGGCGGGCGTGATGGCGATCGCGACGATCTGCACCATGACGAAGCCGTTTCCCGATGCCCCGTCCGGCATCAGTCCGAGGAGGTAGGCGAGGAGGACGAGCGCGGTCGTGATCACGCTCGTGAGCGCCGCCCACCCGAACCCGAGGAGAAGGGCCGACGCGGAGAGCAGGATCGCCGGAGCGAGGAACGTCCA
This window of the Microbacterium sp. AB genome carries:
- a CDS encoding FecCD family ABC transporter permease is translated as MTAVRGTVTRAPAPAAGARARRPIVVSGALVALVIACALSLAFGARVVDLREILDGLSSWVLGGTSGSIGAIAVTERVPRTLLAILAGAALGLSGALMQALTRNPLADPGILGVNTGAALAVVSGMAFLGASSIWSILGLAILGGVVTAVFVYAIGSYGPGGATPIKLALAGAATTAALSSLVSAVLLPRVALLDDFRFWQVGGVGGADWSTMAVVAPVLAAAALLGFLCAPALDALALGDDVAVGLGARVARTRLLAAIAGVLLCATTTAVAGPIAFVGLMVPHAVRLAVGPDQRWILPLSAAGGAVLLVLADTIGRVIGRPGEVDAGIITAFVGAPVLILIARRTRMVAL
- a CDS encoding FecCD family ABC transporter permease, which produces MTVTAPSAPAVASPVPPPLREGRLRRWRRRVVVTTALALLLVALVATVLMTGNTFYPPSDVLRVLLGEQVQGASFTVGTLRIPRALIGALAGIAFGLAGSTFQTMLRNPLASPDIIGITSGASAAAVFSILLLGWSSAATSALALAVGVATALVVYLSARGGESTGGRLILIGIGAGAMFDALVSYLLLRADESDVSVAMRWLAGSLNNVRWQDLPALGVVVLVLGPLVLLLGRDLRALELGDAAATSLGVRVDRARVLLVLSAVGLATFATATTGPIAFVAFLAGPIALRLVGPGGSVALPAALTGGCLVLGADLLGQFAFDTKFPVGVITGILGAPYLIYLLIRTNRVGGSS
- a CDS encoding ABC transporter ATP-binding protein, producing the protein MTVQHSLEARDLVSGYGSTTIVDGIDLAVPSGRISVIVGANACGKSTLLKTLSRLLPAKEGTVVLDGRRIDELPTKELARTLGLLPQQPIAPEGIAVADLVGRGRHPHQRLFRSWGADDERAVAEALEVTGVADLADRSVDELSGGQRQRVWIAMALAQETGVLLLDEPTTFLDVTHQIEVLDLLTDLNRRRGTTIVMVLHDINLAARYADHLFALREGRLVADGAPRAVVTSELVAEVFELDALVIPDPVSGTPLVLPRGRHHVLAPSGEHPDHLPATASGA
- a CDS encoding siderophore-interacting protein, coding for MPELDFFRVTVSRVVDLTPTFRRFTFTGDELHRYGDPGYDQRIKVVFPADGLSLDDMPTGDGWYTEWRELPADRRLPFRTYTTRAVRAEEREVDVDMVAHDVSGPASAWIADARVGDELLILAPTTERTGVSLGIDFVPPAEVDRFLLAGDETAAPAIAVILEQLPREAKGVVVLEVPDERDAAYLPDHPGFEVRVTGRGDGLRHEHLLRDVRQVAPILCPPGRGADVEEVDIDRGLLWEVPRTKKGGAALKSAPLYAWLAGEAGAIKALRRHLVSEHGVDRRAVAFMGYWRLGRAEGE
- a CDS encoding sugar-binding transcriptional regulator → MVWEETSGPDAKLVQALKAAQLYYMQDRTMEAIARELGTSRSTVSRLLSHARDTGLVDIRVNSPFERGGLLEQRIRTRYRVAAHVVPMPATVRDLDRLDRVSLTAARLLTQFVDSQMVVGVAWGSTLSAVSRHLPQKETHNTTFVQLNGAGNTQTTGVEYSSEILQRFGQAFGANVQQFPVPAFFDDPATREAMWRERSTRRVLDLQTRMDLALFSLGSPSAEVPSRVYVGGYLDDADYRSLAEDRVIGDVATVFFRADGSWRDVRLNARATGPALDRLRRVPRRICVVAGAHKLASLHAAMSMGLVTDVVLDETLATRLLEAR
- a CDS encoding glycerol-3-phosphate dehydrogenase/oxidase, producing the protein MIDSPHPAPRRDVAAVREAGRTTVLVIGGGINGISAFRDLALQGVDVVLVERGDFASGASAASSHMIHGGIRYLENGEFRLVRESVQERNGLLRIAPHYVKPLETTIPIYSTLSGILSAPLRFLSHRSGKPRERGAALIKIGLTLYDTFSRDGGSVPRHRFLGRRRSLAELPALDPDVKYTATYYDASMHDPERLALDVLLDGLSAHPGARALNYVEAVARDDDGVTVRDLETGEAFTIAADVVVNASGPWTDLTNEALGEKTRFMGGTKGSHIVLDHPELLEATKGREIFFEHSDGRIVLIYPLKGRVLVGTTDIDADPREPALCTEEEIDYFFELIHHVFPDIAVERAQIVYRFSGIRPLPRHEDTAPGFVSRDYRIEVDRTARAPLVSLVGGKWTTFRALGASLSDAVLGLIGRSRTVSTSGVPIGGGRDFPRTPSDRKAWIDANLPGANARAERLLTRYGTRAADVWDFIRQGEDAPLAGGDVSTRELEWMAREEFVVHLDDVVLRRTSIAFTGAADAEVLEELADALAPLLDWDRARRDAEVEAARTLLNERHGLAIPDRSRH
- a CDS encoding MIP/aquaporin family protein; the protein is MNEVDLGLYFVSELVGTALLVLLGCGVVANVVLAKTKGAGGGTLMINWGWGLAVFAAVLVSAYSGAVLNPAVGLGLLLAGTISLPMFLVATAAEIVGGVLGAALCWASYRQHFDAEEDPANKLAVFSTGPAIRSYAHNLVTEVIATFVLVFGIFAFADYGDVNVGVPGGLGPLAALPVALLVVGIGASLGGPTGYAINPARDLGPRIAHAILPIKGKGSSDWAYSWVPVVGPLVGGALAALAAPVLLGLAG
- the glpK gene encoding glycerol kinase GlpK, whose translation is MADHIIAIDQGTTSSRAIIFDRKGAIVATGQKEHEQIFPRPGWVEHDPNEIWRNVQEVIGLALSRADLTRHDIAAIGITNQRETAVVWDRATGRPVYNAIVWQDTRTQSIVDRLAADGGVDRFKPVVGLPLATYFSGTKVAWILENVDGAREKAEAGELAFGTTDTWVLWNLTGGIDGGVHVTDVTNASRTLFMDLETLEWRDDILAAFDVPRSLLPEIRSSSEVYGTAEDSSLLRETPIAGILGDQQAATFGQAAFHAGESKNTYGTGNFLIFQTGEEIIRSKNGLLTTVGYKLGEGPTHYALEGSIAVTGSLIQWLRDQLGIIRSAPEVEELAARVDDNGGVYFVPAFSGLFAPYWRPDARGAIVGLTRFVNKGHIARAALEAVAFQTRDVLDAVNADAGVDLAELKVDGGMVANDTLMQFQADVLGVPVVRPVVAETTALGAAYAAGLAVGFWSNLDELAANWQEDERWEPTLEEAERDRQLRLWRKAVAKSMDWVDDDVS
- a CDS encoding glycosyltransferase, with translation MSVADAADTSLLDVGLWRRYAAEGWIPLRREGGRMVVGVSAPAGRSLRAEIERALGEPVSIVDVPQSFIVDAVMDAFRDEAVSYAADGLYHADPELSARVVLTRPQRTGLVIGLLLALAVAVVWPFEAIMTFVAAASVVFLASTLFKFAVSIRGARFDLVMPVRRSEIEAVRDDELPVYTVLVPVFREARVVGRLVENLGRLDYPSDRLEVLVLVEEEDAETREAIARSDPPANFIVVTVPKGHPQTKPRACNVGLAVARGEYLVIYDAEDAPEPDQLKKTVIAFERASSSTVAMQAALNYFNASENVLTRMFSLEYSYWFDYMLAGLDKGRLPIPLGGTSNHFRTAALHELGGWDPYNVTEDADLGIRASALGYRVGVVDSTTMEEATSRMGIFIGQRSRWIKGYMQTALVHARHPIRLTREVGLRAFWALALLIGGTPLTFLGVLPFTILLIGSFFVPWPALALEFPSVVVWLCLLNFLVGNVLMVYLNMMGPYKRGSFWLVPWSILNPAYWILHSIASYKALWQLVVKPHYWEKTEHGLSAQEGSLPERDAEDVA